A single window of Chitinophaga sp. XS-30 DNA harbors:
- a CDS encoding ribonuclease HII translates to MLLPYYQDALTEAGCDEAGRGCLAGPVFAAAVILPRDFHHPLLNDSKQTKVCDRDTLRMVIEAEAIAFAVASIDNEEIDRINILKASFKAMHEALARLSLQPQMLLIDGNRFHPYGNIPHTCVVQGDGKYASIAAASILAKTYRDEYMQRLHEQFPHYGWKENKGYPTRFHRDAIRQHGDTPYHRRTFRLLPDQLSLEGDEKW, encoded by the coding sequence TTGTTACTGCCATATTACCAGGATGCATTGACCGAGGCCGGATGCGATGAAGCCGGAAGAGGTTGCCTCGCGGGCCCCGTATTTGCCGCTGCGGTAATATTGCCAAGGGATTTCCACCATCCCCTGCTCAATGATTCCAAGCAAACGAAAGTATGCGACAGGGATACGCTGAGGATGGTGATCGAAGCGGAAGCGATAGCCTTCGCCGTAGCCAGCATCGACAATGAGGAAATAGACCGGATCAACATCCTGAAAGCCTCATTCAAGGCCATGCACGAGGCTTTGGCACGATTATCGCTACAGCCCCAGATGTTACTGATAGACGGTAACCGTTTTCATCCCTATGGCAATATCCCGCATACCTGCGTTGTCCAGGGCGATGGCAAATATGCATCCATAGCGGCAGCTTCAATCCTGGCAAAAACCTACCGGGACGAATATATGCAGCGGTTGCACGAGCAGTTCCCGCATTACGGCTGGAAGGAAAACAAGGGGTATCCAACCCGCTTTCACCGGGATGCCATAAGGCAACACGGCGATACGCCCTACCACCGGAGGACGTTCAGATTGTTACCGGACCAGCTAAGCCTTGAAGGGGATGAAAAGTGGTAA
- a CDS encoding phosphatase PAP2 family protein, translating to MEERTTVKFSPGLRAAAQVFSYLLHPLFIPLLITLIAVTALPEYFVNFKQISLRFPYDALFFRVIVTCLLFPLLVVVLARLLRFVDSIQLSGQRDRIIPYVGTIIFYFWAFYTFKRQGISPGFYNAFFLGIFISVVVSFVANSFVKISMHTVGWGGVLGFLLALMWGLGMNVSIPLAVAFILAGLAATARLVLNAHTPGEVYAGFIVGILSQLIAYAIVG from the coding sequence ATGGAAGAGCGCACCACCGTTAAATTTTCGCCCGGCCTGCGGGCAGCAGCACAGGTATTTTCTTATCTCCTGCACCCCCTGTTCATTCCCCTGCTTATCACGCTGATCGCAGTTACCGCTCTGCCGGAGTACTTCGTTAATTTCAAACAGATCAGCCTCCGTTTCCCGTATGATGCGCTCTTCTTTCGCGTGATCGTTACCTGCCTGCTCTTTCCCCTGCTGGTAGTGGTGCTCGCGCGGCTGCTGCGGTTTGTGGACAGCATACAGCTCAGCGGGCAGCGGGACCGTATCATTCCCTATGTAGGTACCATTATTTTTTATTTCTGGGCTTTTTATACCTTCAAACGCCAGGGCATCAGCCCGGGTTTCTACAACGCATTTTTCCTCGGCATCTTCATTTCCGTCGTTGTTTCTTTTGTTGCCAACAGTTTCGTGAAGATCAGCATGCATACCGTAGGCTGGGGCGGCGTGCTGGGTTTTCTGCTCGCCCTGATGTGGGGGCTGGGCATGAACGTATCCATCCCGCTGGCAGTAGCCTTCATCCTCGCCGGCCTTGCCGCCACAGCGCGCCTGGTGCTGAATGCGCATACGCCGGGTGAAGTATATGCAGGCTTCATCGTGGGCATTCTCTCCCAATTGATCGCCTACGCTATCGTCGGTTAG
- the typA gene encoding translational GTPase TypA → MQIRNIAIIAHVDHGKTTLVDKILHSTNVFRSNQETGDLIMDNNDLEKERGITILSKNVSVVYKDVKINVIDTPGHADFGGEVERVLKMADGVILLVDAFEGPMPQTRFVLQKALNLHLKPIVVINKVDKPNCRPDEVHDAVFELFFNLDATEEQLNFPTYYGSGKNGWFNDSLTPREDILPLLDGILEHVPEPKISEGSLQMQITSLDYSTFLGRIAVGKVTRGRIVENQPISLVQADGTIKKSRVRELYVFESLGKKRVTEVQPGDLCAVVGLETFGIGDTIADFENPEGLPVISVDEPTMNMMFSINNSPFFGKDGKFVTSRHLRDRLMKETEKNLALRVLDTDSADSFMVYGRGILHLGVLVETMRREGYELTVGQPTVIIKQIDGKKCEPYETLVVDVPQEFASKVIDLVTRRKGEMLIMETKGDMQHLEFEIPSRGLIGLRTQMLTNTAGEAVMAHRFNDYKPWKGPIPGRGNGVLIAKEAGTTTGYSLDKLQDRGSFFVDPGEEVYKGMIIGENNKPGDLVVNPNEGKKLTNMRASGTDGATNIAPKILMTLEECMEYIQQDECIEVTPNHTRMRKTILDEEERKRFQKQMKAEEVS, encoded by the coding sequence ATGCAAATCAGAAACATCGCCATTATTGCGCACGTAGACCATGGTAAAACTACCCTGGTGGATAAAATCCTCCACTCTACCAACGTTTTCCGTTCCAACCAGGAGACGGGAGACCTGATAATGGATAATAACGACCTGGAAAAGGAACGCGGTATCACCATCCTCAGCAAGAACGTATCCGTGGTGTACAAAGACGTGAAGATCAACGTAATAGACACCCCGGGCCACGCCGACTTCGGTGGTGAAGTTGAACGCGTGCTGAAAATGGCCGATGGGGTGATCCTGCTGGTGGATGCCTTTGAAGGCCCCATGCCGCAGACCCGCTTCGTTTTGCAGAAAGCCCTGAACCTGCATCTGAAGCCGATCGTGGTGATCAATAAGGTGGACAAACCGAACTGCCGTCCCGATGAAGTACATGACGCGGTATTCGAACTGTTCTTTAACCTGGACGCTACCGAAGAACAACTGAACTTCCCGACCTATTACGGTTCCGGCAAGAACGGCTGGTTCAATGATTCCCTGACTCCCCGCGAAGACATCCTGCCCCTGCTCGACGGTATCCTTGAGCATGTGCCGGAACCCAAAATATCCGAAGGTTCGCTGCAAATGCAGATCACTTCCCTGGACTACTCTACTTTCCTCGGCCGTATTGCCGTTGGTAAAGTGACCCGGGGCCGCATTGTGGAAAATCAGCCCATCTCCCTCGTACAGGCTGACGGTACCATCAAGAAATCCCGCGTCCGCGAACTGTATGTGTTCGAATCGCTCGGCAAAAAACGCGTTACGGAAGTGCAACCCGGCGATCTCTGCGCTGTAGTAGGCCTGGAAACGTTCGGCATCGGCGACACCATCGCCGACTTCGAAAACCCTGAAGGACTCCCGGTGATCAGTGTTGATGAACCGACCATGAACATGATGTTCAGCATCAACAACTCTCCTTTCTTCGGTAAGGACGGCAAGTTCGTGACCTCCCGTCACCTGCGCGACCGCCTGATGAAAGAGACCGAAAAGAACCTGGCATTGCGGGTACTGGATACCGATTCTGCGGACAGCTTCATGGTATATGGCCGCGGTATCCTTCACCTGGGCGTACTGGTAGAAACCATGCGCCGCGAAGGATATGAACTGACCGTAGGTCAGCCTACCGTTATCATCAAGCAGATCGATGGTAAAAAATGCGAGCCGTATGAAACCCTGGTAGTAGACGTTCCGCAGGAATTTGCATCCAAGGTGATCGACCTGGTGACCCGCCGTAAAGGTGAAATGCTGATCATGGAGACGAAAGGCGACATGCAGCACCTGGAATTCGAGATCCCTTCCCGCGGTCTTATCGGCCTGCGTACCCAAATGCTGACCAACACTGCCGGTGAAGCCGTAATGGCGCACCGCTTCAATGATTATAAACCCTGGAAAGGCCCCATCCCCGGCCGCGGCAACGGTGTGCTGATCGCCAAGGAAGCGGGTACCACTACCGGCTACTCTCTCGACAAGCTGCAGGACAGGGGCTCATTCTTCGTTGATCCGGGAGAAGAGGTGTACAAAGGCATGATCATCGGTGAGAATAACAAACCCGGCGATCTTGTGGTAAACCCGAACGAAGGCAAGAAACTGACGAATATGCGCGCAAGCGGTACCGATGGTGCCACCAACATCGCGCCCAAGATACTGATGACTTTGGAAGAATGTATGGAGTACATTCAGCAGGACGAGTGCATTGAGGTGACTCCGAACCATACCCGTATGCGTAAGACCATCCTGGACGAAGAAGAACGGAAAAGGTTCCAAAAGCAGATGAAAGCGGAAGAGGTGAGCTAA
- a CDS encoding patatin-like phospholipase family protein, with product MKRLWLRTFYSFPIQLLLLHFRKYQVLLIFWAILFSTINGGFAKLFGGDALFLAPEYLGKVNFYSTTVLGVASAVFTMSWNITTFILHSGRFKFLATTSQPFFRYCLNNSIIPTAFLICLIWRGWQYQRFQELNTIPQILLLVEGFICGYLAVIFFSFFYFFNADKNIGRRLIKKFGNPRNFLRTVMKPNQERDENALPVTNYFSSPWRIRRARNVDHYNKHYLDNIFRQHHFAAIITVGLALLFLVVMAYLMDYNAFRIPAGASVLIFFAFLIGIAGAYAYLLESWAIPVLVLVVLGLNWMVTNQWIDNRNKAYGLNYRDKGERPEYSVPHLQAFFTASRSEADKKHTLQILENWKAKFPEGSKPPLIIINTSGGGSRSAAWTMNVLQRYDSLLKGRLLRHTMLMTGASGGMLGATYFRELYLRKQLNELPASRNLYDSLYCEKISRDLLNSVFSSFAVNDFITPFRHFSIGKNTYAKDRGYAFEMQLNINTDNVLNKTVGAYREAERKAQIPLLIWCATINADGRRLMISPQPVSYLCAADYRYPTRSMRDVDGVDFLQFFSRQHADQLRVTSAIRMSATFPYVLPNVFLPSEPIVDVMDAGIRDNFGQETSLRFLYTFRQWINENTGGVVFMQIRDTRKNDVSPIKQHKDLGDLLFEPLFSMQAHWMSMQDFHQDHLINYMEAYFPGKFKRLIFQYVPQQADKAAALSWHLTPREKLDIARALDNPANQQAFKMLQEALPPVAAEALSTAR from the coding sequence GTGAAACGACTTTGGTTAAGGACCTTCTACTCCTTCCCTATTCAGCTGCTGCTGCTGCATTTCCGCAAGTATCAGGTTTTGCTGATCTTCTGGGCCATTTTATTCAGCACGATCAACGGCGGCTTTGCCAAGCTGTTCGGGGGGGACGCGCTGTTCCTGGCGCCGGAGTACCTGGGGAAAGTGAACTTTTACAGCACTACGGTACTGGGGGTCGCCTCGGCCGTTTTCACCATGAGCTGGAACATCACTACATTCATCCTCCACAGCGGCCGCTTCAAGTTCCTGGCCACTACCTCCCAGCCATTTTTCCGCTATTGCCTGAATAATTCCATCATCCCCACTGCCTTCCTGATCTGCCTGATCTGGCGGGGCTGGCAGTATCAGCGCTTTCAGGAACTGAATACCATCCCACAGATATTGTTGCTGGTGGAGGGTTTTATCTGCGGGTACCTGGCTGTGATCTTCTTTTCCTTTTTCTATTTTTTCAATGCTGACAAAAATATCGGGCGGCGGCTGATCAAAAAGTTCGGCAACCCGCGCAATTTTCTGCGCACCGTGATGAAGCCCAACCAGGAAAGGGATGAGAACGCCTTGCCCGTGACCAACTATTTTTCAAGCCCCTGGCGGATCCGACGGGCCAGGAATGTGGATCATTATAACAAACATTATCTGGACAATATCTTCCGGCAACACCATTTCGCTGCTATTATCACCGTAGGGCTGGCGCTGCTGTTCCTCGTTGTGATGGCCTATCTGATGGATTACAACGCCTTCCGCATTCCCGCAGGGGCCAGCGTACTGATCTTTTTTGCATTCCTGATCGGTATAGCGGGCGCATATGCTTACCTGCTGGAAAGCTGGGCCATTCCTGTGCTGGTACTGGTGGTGCTGGGGCTGAACTGGATGGTGACCAACCAGTGGATAGATAACCGCAACAAGGCATACGGTTTGAATTACCGGGATAAGGGGGAACGGCCGGAATACAGTGTGCCGCATCTCCAGGCATTCTTTACGGCTTCGAGAAGCGAGGCGGACAAAAAGCACACCCTGCAGATACTGGAGAACTGGAAAGCGAAATTCCCGGAAGGGTCGAAACCGCCGCTGATCATCATCAATACCAGCGGCGGCGGCAGCCGTTCCGCAGCATGGACGATGAATGTGCTGCAACGGTACGACAGCCTGCTGAAAGGCCGTTTGCTCAGGCATACCATGCTGATGACGGGTGCCTCGGGCGGCATGCTCGGCGCCACTTATTTCCGTGAGCTCTATCTGCGCAAGCAGCTGAATGAGCTGCCTGCATCCCGCAATCTGTATGACAGCCTTTATTGTGAAAAGATCTCCCGCGACCTGCTCAATTCCGTGTTCAGCTCATTTGCTGTAAATGATTTCATCACGCCTTTCCGGCATTTCAGCATCGGCAAGAATACTTATGCAAAAGACAGGGGATATGCCTTTGAAATGCAGCTCAACATTAATACGGACAATGTGCTGAACAAAACGGTGGGTGCATACCGGGAGGCCGAGCGCAAAGCGCAGATCCCCCTGCTGATCTGGTGCGCCACGATCAATGCGGATGGCCGCAGGCTGATGATCTCCCCACAACCGGTCAGCTACCTCTGTGCCGCCGACTACCGTTATCCGACACGCAGTATGCGGGATGTGGACGGTGTGGACTTTCTGCAATTCTTTTCGCGCCAGCATGCGGACCAGCTGCGGGTGACCAGCGCCATCCGCATGAGCGCCACCTTTCCTTATGTACTGCCGAATGTGTTCCTGCCCAGTGAACCGATCGTGGATGTGATGGATGCGGGCATACGCGATAATTTCGGGCAGGAGACCAGCCTCCGGTTCCTCTACACCTTCCGGCAGTGGATCAATGAAAATACCGGTGGCGTGGTGTTCATGCAGATCCGCGATACCCGCAAGAACGATGTAAGCCCTATCAAACAACATAAAGATCTCGGCGATCTGCTCTTTGAACCCTTGTTCTCCATGCAGGCGCACTGGATGTCCATGCAGGATTTTCACCAGGATCACCTGATCAACTATATGGAAGCTTATTTTCCGGGGAAGTTCAAACGCCTCATCTTCCAGTATGTGCCGCAGCAGGCGGACAAAGCGGCGGCGCTCAGCTGGCACCTTACGCCACGCGAAAAGCTGGACATTGCGCGGGCGCTGGACAATCCCGCGAACCAACAGGCTTTCAAAATGCTGCAGGAAGCCCTGCCGCCGGTTGCCGCTGAAGCGCTTTCAACGGCGCGGTGA
- the rpoN gene encoding RNA polymerase factor sigma-54: MLKQTQQQKLLQKLSPQQIQLMKLLQVPTAVLEERIKEELEENPALEYSEDGQEDDFKENSEEFEAGSEDEFEPDGSENEYDNIDISEYVSEGDDEIADYKLRDDNYPDPDENRTIPVRVETTFHDHLLTQLGMLSLDGDRQRIAEQIIGSIDDDGYLRREVSAIVDDLSFSQNVQTDEEEIRQLIKLIQQFDPAGVCCTDLKECLLLQLRRKNPEDPGVITATQILDHYFEEFTKKHYEKIQRSLNLSDEDLKEAIGQIIKLNPKPGGNYSLLNKAESYVIPDFFILNNNGKLELSLNSKNAPDLRISEGYRDMLREYDRGDKKDKRQKEAVLFIKQKIDAAKWFIDAIKQRQHTLLSTMEAIMNYQYEFFLTGDETTMRPMILKDIADVTQLDISTVSRVANSKFVQTEFGTFKLKFFFSESLSTDSGEEVSTREVKKILADMIGGENKRKPLSDENLTKMLQDKGYNIARRTVAKYREQLNIPVARLRKEL, from the coding sequence ATGTTAAAGCAAACGCAACAACAGAAACTATTACAGAAATTATCACCGCAACAGATTCAGCTGATGAAACTGTTGCAGGTACCCACGGCCGTGCTGGAAGAACGCATCAAGGAAGAACTGGAAGAAAACCCTGCCCTTGAATACAGCGAAGACGGCCAGGAAGATGATTTCAAGGAGAACAGCGAGGAATTTGAAGCCGGTTCGGAAGACGAGTTTGAACCCGATGGCAGCGAAAACGAATACGATAATATCGACATTTCAGAATACGTTTCAGAAGGGGATGATGAAATTGCGGATTATAAGCTGCGCGATGATAATTATCCTGACCCGGATGAGAACCGTACCATCCCCGTCCGCGTGGAAACCACCTTTCACGACCATCTGCTGACGCAGCTGGGTATGCTCAGCCTGGACGGCGACCGGCAACGCATCGCGGAGCAGATCATCGGCAGCATAGATGATGACGGGTATCTCCGGCGCGAAGTAAGCGCCATTGTGGACGATCTTTCCTTTTCACAGAACGTGCAGACGGATGAAGAGGAAATACGCCAGCTGATAAAGCTCATCCAGCAGTTCGATCCCGCGGGCGTTTGCTGCACGGACCTGAAGGAATGCCTGCTTCTGCAACTGCGGCGCAAAAACCCCGAAGACCCCGGCGTGATCACCGCCACCCAGATACTCGATCACTACTTCGAAGAATTCACCAAAAAACATTACGAAAAGATCCAGCGCTCCCTCAATCTTTCGGATGAAGACCTGAAAGAGGCCATCGGACAGATCATCAAGCTCAATCCCAAACCCGGCGGCAACTATAGTTTGCTGAACAAGGCGGAGAGTTACGTGATCCCGGATTTTTTCATCCTCAATAACAACGGAAAACTGGAGCTTTCCCTGAACAGCAAGAACGCGCCGGACCTCCGGATCTCCGAAGGCTACCGGGACATGCTGCGGGAATACGACCGTGGCGATAAAAAGGACAAGCGCCAGAAAGAAGCCGTGCTGTTCATCAAACAGAAGATCGATGCCGCCAAGTGGTTCATAGACGCCATCAAGCAGCGGCAACATACCCTGCTCAGCACCATGGAGGCCATCATGAACTATCAGTACGAGTTCTTCCTTACCGGTGATGAGACCACCATGCGCCCCATGATCCTGAAAGATATTGCGGACGTTACCCAGCTGGATATCTCAACCGTCAGCCGTGTAGCCAACAGCAAGTTCGTACAAACGGAATTCGGCACCTTCAAGCTGAAGTTCTTCTTCTCTGAATCATTGTCTACCGACAGCGGCGAGGAAGTATCCACCCGCGAAGTAAAAAAGATACTGGCGGATATGATCGGCGGAGAGAACAAACGCAAACCGCTGAGCGACGAGAATCTCACCAAAATGTTGCAGGACAAGGGGTACAACATCGCGCGCCGTACCGTGGCAAAATACCGCGAGCAACTCAATATTCCTGTAGCACGTTTACGCAAAGAATTATAA
- a CDS encoding DUF72 domain-containing protein, whose translation MKDLRKHLHIGTSGWSYKDWKGLYYPEKLKPVQYLEYYSREFQCVEINTSFYHLPKAQTVLNWAAAVPEDFRFCPKLSRYVSHYQKLRDAAESLRLFFDRFDPVKEKLGPVLIQLPAHVPFHVEVARPFFELLKKNYGEYAFALEIRHESWLEPQSVQLLQQFDITLVIAQSGMPFPYHEMVTARHIYIRFHGPGKLYASSYHHNTLLAYARKCVRWLRDGHELWIFFNNDFYGYSIENARLLEKYILEGMAGKRAI comes from the coding sequence ATGAAGGATTTAAGGAAACACCTGCACATCGGCACTTCCGGATGGAGCTATAAGGACTGGAAGGGGCTTTACTATCCGGAGAAGCTCAAGCCGGTTCAATACCTGGAATATTACAGCCGGGAATTCCAATGTGTGGAGATCAATACCAGCTTTTATCATTTGCCCAAAGCGCAGACTGTATTGAACTGGGCAGCAGCGGTGCCGGAGGATTTCCGGTTCTGCCCGAAGCTGAGCCGCTATGTCAGTCATTATCAGAAATTACGTGATGCAGCGGAAAGCCTGCGTTTGTTCTTCGACCGCTTTGACCCTGTAAAGGAAAAACTCGGTCCGGTGCTGATACAGCTGCCTGCGCATGTTCCCTTTCATGTTGAAGTTGCCCGGCCGTTTTTCGAGCTGCTGAAAAAAAATTACGGGGAATATGCGTTTGCATTGGAGATCAGGCATGAGAGCTGGCTGGAACCCCAAAGTGTGCAATTACTGCAACAATTCGATATAACATTGGTCATTGCCCAGTCCGGCATGCCTTTTCCGTATCACGAAATGGTTACAGCCCGGCATATCTACATCCGTTTTCACGGGCCGGGCAAGTTATATGCGTCCAGCTATCACCACAATACCCTGCTGGCTTATGCGCGGAAGTGCGTACGCTGGCTGCGGGATGGCCATGAGCTGTGGATCTTCTTCAATAATGATTTTTATGGTTATTCGATCGAAAATGCGCGGTTGCTGGAAAAATATATCCTTGAAGGGATGGCGGGGAAACGGGCTATTTGA
- the recA gene encoding recombinase RecA, with translation MSNVNADKLKALRLTMDKIEKDFGKGSVMMMGEKAEAPMEVISTGSLGLDIALGIGGFPKGRIIEIYGPESSGKTTVAIHTIAEAQKKGGICAIVDAEHAFDSSYARRLGVDVDSLLISQPDHGEQALEIADRLILSGAVDVVVIDSVAALVPKGELEGEMGESKMGLQARLMSQALRKLTATISKTNSCCIFINQLREKIGVMFGNPETTTGGNALKFYASVRLDIRRMSQIKDGDEAVGNRVKVKVVKNKVAPPFRQAEFDIIYGLGISKVGELIDMGVEYGIVQKSGSWFSYEGNKLGQGRDAVKQLLLDNPEVANEIEAKIKAKLAEQQA, from the coding sequence ATGTCAAACGTTAACGCAGATAAACTGAAGGCGCTCCGTCTTACGATGGACAAGATCGAAAAGGATTTCGGCAAGGGATCCGTGATGATGATGGGAGAAAAGGCAGAGGCGCCGATGGAGGTGATCTCCACCGGATCATTGGGACTGGATATTGCGCTCGGTATCGGTGGTTTCCCCAAAGGCCGTATCATCGAGATCTACGGTCCTGAATCTTCCGGTAAGACCACCGTGGCTATACATACAATTGCAGAAGCACAAAAGAAAGGCGGCATTTGCGCCATCGTCGATGCGGAACACGCATTCGACAGCTCATATGCCCGCAGGCTGGGTGTGGATGTGGATTCACTCCTGATCTCCCAGCCGGACCATGGTGAGCAGGCGCTTGAGATCGCAGACCGCCTGATCCTTTCCGGCGCGGTAGATGTAGTCGTAATCGATTCCGTGGCAGCGCTGGTACCGAAAGGTGAGCTGGAAGGTGAAATGGGCGAAAGCAAAATGGGCCTCCAGGCACGTCTGATGTCCCAGGCATTGCGGAAACTCACGGCCACTATTTCCAAAACGAACAGCTGCTGCATTTTCATCAACCAGCTGCGGGAAAAGATCGGTGTGATGTTCGGTAACCCGGAAACCACTACCGGCGGTAACGCCCTCAAATTCTACGCTTCCGTGCGCCTGGATATCCGCCGTATGAGCCAGATCAAGGACGGCGATGAAGCGGTAGGTAACCGCGTAAAAGTAAAAGTTGTCAAAAATAAAGTTGCACCTCCCTTCCGTCAGGCTGAGTTCGATATTATCTATGGCCTGGGCATCTCCAAAGTGGGCGAGCTGATCGATATGGGTGTGGAATATGGTATCGTCCAGAAAAGCGGTAGCTGGTTCAGCTACGAAGGCAACAAACTGGGCCAGGGCCGCGATGCCGTCAAGCAACTCCTGCTGGATAACCCTGAAGTGGCTAACGAAATAGAAGCCAAGATCAAGGCAAAACTGGCAGAACAACAGGCATAA
- a CDS encoding COX15/CtaA family protein has protein sequence MDIQQNKQNRAIVAWLFTGVGMIIVQVLLGGITRLTGSGLSITEWKPILGALPPMNEDAWKAAFEQYKEIAQYKYVNSHFELSDFKWIYFWEWLHRNWARLIGIVFAVPFIYFIIRKKIGRSMIGPMIVLFLLGALQGLIGWVMVQSGLNEEDLYVSHIRLAIHFIAALGLLWYTLWFALKLSIPPQQTVSAPALRNLAGWILALLTLQLIYGAFMAGIHAALAASTWPTINGMWWPGGMFTQGGFLEDITHNRITIQFIHRGLAYLLTALIAVWYVKSRRFPQLAAVRILALLVVLLQVFLGVLTVLNSAVKIPLGFALAHQFVGMLLLMVMVWARFKTKK, from the coding sequence ATGGACATACAGCAAAATAAGCAGAACAGGGCCATTGTGGCCTGGCTTTTTACGGGTGTGGGAATGATCATCGTGCAGGTGTTGCTGGGCGGGATCACGCGGCTCACAGGTTCGGGGCTTTCCATTACGGAATGGAAACCCATATTGGGTGCGCTGCCGCCGATGAATGAGGACGCCTGGAAAGCCGCTTTCGAACAATACAAGGAAATTGCACAATATAAATATGTCAACAGCCATTTTGAGCTGTCCGACTTCAAATGGATCTACTTCTGGGAGTGGCTGCACCGGAACTGGGCGCGGCTGATCGGTATCGTTTTCGCCGTGCCTTTTATCTATTTTATTATCCGGAAAAAGATCGGCAGAAGCATGATCGGCCCCATGATCGTTCTCTTTCTGCTGGGCGCGCTGCAGGGGCTGATCGGATGGGTGATGGTGCAAAGCGGCCTGAATGAGGAGGACCTGTACGTCAGTCATATTCGTTTAGCCATTCACTTTATAGCGGCGCTCGGCCTGCTATGGTACACGCTCTGGTTTGCACTGAAGCTATCCATACCGCCGCAGCAAACCGTTTCCGCCCCTGCTCTCCGGAATCTGGCGGGATGGATACTGGCCCTGCTGACCCTGCAGCTGATCTACGGCGCCTTCATGGCGGGCATCCACGCTGCGCTCGCCGCCAGCACCTGGCCCACCATCAACGGCATGTGGTGGCCCGGGGGCATGTTTACCCAGGGCGGCTTCCTGGAGGATATCACCCATAACCGGATCACCATCCAGTTCATCCACCGCGGGCTGGCTTATTTGCTGACAGCGCTGATCGCCGTATGGTACGTAAAAAGCCGCAGGTTTCCCCAATTGGCCGCAGTGCGCATACTGGCTTTGCTGGTAGTGCTGCTGCAGGTGTTCCTGGGGGTGCTGACGGTGCTGAACAGTGCTGTAAAGATCCCGCTGGGCTTCGCACTGGCACACCAGTTCGTGGGCATGTTGCTGCTGATGGTGATGGTCTGGGCCCGCTTCAAGACAAAAAAATAA
- a CDS encoding NAD(P)H-dependent oxidoreductase, with amino-acid sequence MQAKKILIIMAHPDDNSFCRSVAEAYRDGAAAAGHEVYLLSLNQLQFNPVLQYGYKQRTPWEPDLEMAWERLQWCDHMVWVYPTWWGVMPALMKGFIDRVFLPGKAFQYRKDSVFWDKLLKGRSARLITTMDSPAWYNALVYRAAGHHAMKQATLAFCGVKPVRITTISQVRWKKEVQLGKWLEKIRRLGGKGI; translated from the coding sequence ATGCAAGCAAAGAAAATACTGATCATCATGGCGCACCCGGACGATAACAGTTTCTGCCGGTCGGTTGCGGAGGCTTACCGGGATGGGGCTGCCGCGGCGGGACATGAGGTTTATCTGTTATCCCTGAACCAGCTGCAATTCAATCCCGTATTGCAATACGGCTACAAGCAGCGCACACCCTGGGAGCCGGATCTGGAAATGGCCTGGGAAAGGCTGCAGTGGTGCGATCATATGGTCTGGGTGTACCCCACCTGGTGGGGCGTTATGCCGGCACTGATGAAGGGCTTTATTGACAGGGTGTTCCTGCCCGGAAAAGCCTTTCAATACCGCAAAGATTCCGTGTTCTGGGATAAACTGCTGAAAGGAAGATCGGCCCGGCTGATCACAACGATGGATAGCCCCGCCTGGTATAATGCCCTGGTGTATCGCGCAGCAGGGCATCATGCCATGAAGCAGGCTACGCTGGCTTTTTGTGGTGTGAAGCCGGTCAGGATCACCACCATCAGCCAGGTGCGCTGGAAAAAGGAAGTACAGCTAGGGAAATGGCTGGAAAAAATCCGTCGCCTTGGCGGCAAAGGCATATGA